Proteins encoded by one window of Halomonas chromatireducens:
- a CDS encoding SDR family NAD(P)-dependent oxidoreductase: protein MSDDVNENMNESEMQGKRVVITGGGSGIGADMAQAFAEAGAAVTITGRRGAALEAVAKGHPNVSTAVADVTSEADMIALFERLGEVDIVIANAGAADSAPLSRTSLAQWQRMLEVNLTGVFLTLREGLRHLNDGGRLIAVASTAGLKGYAYVAPYCAAKHGVVGLVRALARETAGRDITVNALCPGFTDTPLLEASIANVVDKTGQSPEQARAHFQSTNPTGRLIRPAEVTATALWLCGPHSGAITGQAISISGGEA, encoded by the coding sequence ATGAGCGATGATGTGAACGAAAACATGAACGAGAGCGAAATGCAGGGCAAGCGCGTGGTCATCACCGGCGGTGGCAGCGGCATCGGCGCCGACATGGCGCAGGCCTTCGCCGAGGCCGGCGCCGCGGTGACCATCACCGGGCGGCGGGGCGCGGCACTGGAGGCCGTGGCCAAAGGGCACCCGAACGTTTCAACTGCCGTGGCCGACGTCACCAGCGAAGCCGACATGATCGCGCTCTTCGAGCGACTGGGCGAGGTCGATATCGTCATCGCCAACGCCGGCGCTGCTGACAGCGCGCCGCTCTCGCGCACCTCGCTGGCGCAGTGGCAGCGCATGCTCGAGGTGAATCTCACCGGGGTCTTCCTGACCCTGCGCGAGGGGCTGCGCCACCTCAACGATGGCGGGCGCCTGATCGCCGTGGCCTCCACCGCCGGGCTCAAGGGCTACGCCTATGTGGCGCCCTACTGCGCCGCCAAGCACGGCGTGGTGGGCCTGGTACGCGCCCTGGCTCGGGAAACCGCGGGCCGAGACATCACCGTCAATGCGCTGTGCCCCGGCTTCACCGATACCCCGCTACTGGAAGCCAGCATTGCCAACGTGGTCGACAAGACCGGCCAGAGCCCCGAGCAGGCCCGCGCCCACTTTCAATCGACCAATCCCACGGGGCGGCTGATCCGGCCCGCCGAGGTCACGGCCACGGCGCTATGGCTCTGCGGCCCCCACAGCGGTGCCATTACCGGTCAGGCGATCTCGATCTCGGGAGGTGAGGCATGA
- a CDS encoding MarR family winged helix-turn-helix transcriptional regulator — MSNECQPLEPATPAGDSLGKESLSKERLRLWLRMLRVTRQIEAELREKLRLSFDSTLPRFDVMAALYRDSDGLKMNELSKRLRVSNGNVTGIVERLVDDGLVERIAIEGDRRATLVRLTAAGRATFSDMAVAHEGWVNALLDGVTEDDAHHIGELLHGLPADTGDRQ, encoded by the coding sequence ATGAGCAACGAATGTCAGCCGCTCGAGCCGGCAACGCCTGCCGGAGACTCCCTTGGCAAGGAGTCCCTGAGCAAGGAGCGCCTGCGGCTATGGCTACGCATGCTGCGGGTGACCCGCCAGATCGAGGCGGAACTGCGTGAAAAGCTGCGCCTGTCGTTCGACTCCACCCTCCCCCGGTTCGACGTCATGGCAGCGCTCTACCGCGACTCGGACGGGCTGAAAATGAACGAGCTGTCGAAGCGGCTGCGGGTCTCCAATGGCAATGTCACCGGCATCGTCGAGCGCCTGGTCGACGATGGCCTGGTGGAACGTATCGCCATCGAGGGAGACCGGCGCGCCACCCTGGTACGGCTCACCGCGGCCGGACGCGCCACCTTCTCGGACATGGCCGTCGCCCACGAAGGCTGGGTCAATGCCCTGCTCGACGGCGTCACCGAAGACGATGCCCACCATATCGGCGAGCTACTGCACGGCTTGCCGGCCGATACGGGAGATAGACAATGA
- a CDS encoding protein-L-isoaspartate(D-aspartate) O-methyltransferase, protein MHSPEQLPELLRGVGMTSQRTRDRMVARLADQGIEDERVLTAMASEPRHLFLDEALSHRAYEDTSLPIGLGQTLSQPWMVARMTELVLNESPRRVLEIGTGSGYQTLILARLVPELWSVERINALHHRAAERLRLLKAYNVRLRLADGGHGWSEAAPFDVILLTACAQELPDVLVSQLADGGVMILPLADAGGEQWLTRVRRVGNRQEVKRLERVRFVPLLQGVIR, encoded by the coding sequence ATGCATTCACCTGAACAACTGCCCGAGCTGCTGCGCGGGGTGGGCATGACATCGCAGCGAACCCGAGACCGGATGGTCGCACGCCTGGCCGACCAGGGTATCGAGGACGAGCGGGTACTCACGGCCATGGCCAGTGAGCCGCGCCACCTGTTTCTCGATGAGGCGCTGTCACACCGGGCCTACGAGGACACCTCGCTGCCCATCGGTCTGGGCCAGACGCTGTCCCAGCCATGGATGGTGGCGCGGATGACCGAGCTGGTGCTGAATGAGTCGCCCCGGCGCGTGCTGGAGATCGGTACCGGCTCCGGCTACCAAACGTTGATTCTTGCACGGCTGGTACCGGAACTCTGGTCCGTCGAACGAATCAATGCCTTGCATCACCGAGCGGCGGAGCGTCTACGTCTGCTCAAGGCATACAACGTTCGATTGCGGCTGGCGGACGGGGGGCACGGCTGGTCCGAAGCGGCGCCCTTCGATGTCATACTGCTGACCGCCTGTGCTCAGGAATTACCGGACGTGCTGGTGTCCCAACTCGCCGATGGCGGCGTCATGATTCTGCCGCTGGCCGATGCCGGGGGAGAGCAATGGCTGACCCGGGTTCGTCGCGTCGGCAACCGACAAGAAGTCAAGCGGCTCGAGAGAGTTCGTTTCGTGCCGCTGCTGCAAGGAGTGATTCGTTGA
- a CDS encoding bifunctional salicylyl-CoA 5-hydroxylase/oxidoreductase, whose product MRIACLGGGPAGLYFAISMKLHDPAHEIVVFERNLPDDTFGWGVVLSDETLDNLAANDAVSAAHIREHFAYWDDIAVIHDGVKTVSTGHGFCGIGRHRLLLLLQARARELGIELRFQSDIPDTAIDELRREFDLVMAADGLNSRTRQRYAEHFNPDIDVRACKFVWLGTHQTFNDAFTFIFEKTEHGWVWAHAYQFDADSATFIVECSEATWEAFGFGEMSQQESIAVCERIFARHLGGHALMTNAHHIRGSAWINFPRVLCERWSFDNVVLMGDAAATAHFSIGSGTKLALESAIALAEYLHSEPDMASAFARYEEERRTEVLRLQSAARNSTEWFEQVERYLDLDPVQFNYSLLTRSQRISHENLRLRDPQWLESAERWFQQQAGNEGGSRAPMFAPFTLRDMRLANRIVVSPMAQYKAVDGRPTDWHFVHYAERAKGGAGLVYTEMTCVSPEGRITPGCPGFYAPEHEAAWKRLCDFVHAETPAKLCAQVGHSGPKGSTQLGWQEMDAPLAEGNWPILAASAVPWSDRNQVPKAMDRADMDRVRDEFVAAAKMAERAGFDMLEVHAAHGYLLSSFITPLTNRRDDEYGGSLENCMRYPLEVIRAVRQAWPTHKPLAVRISANDWVGDEGVTPDEAVEIARLLKGAEIDIIDVSAGQTSTRARPMYGRMFQTPFSDRIRNETGMATMAVGNIYQADHVNSILMAGRADLVCLARPHLADPYWTLHAAAGLGDSQCDWPQPYGPGRDQLQRLAERGEGWT is encoded by the coding sequence ATGAGGATAGCCTGTCTCGGCGGGGGCCCAGCAGGGCTCTACTTCGCCATCAGCATGAAGCTGCACGACCCCGCTCACGAGATCGTGGTGTTCGAGCGCAACCTTCCCGACGACACCTTCGGCTGGGGCGTGGTGCTCTCTGACGAAACACTCGACAACCTGGCCGCCAACGATGCCGTGAGTGCAGCGCACATCCGCGAACACTTCGCCTACTGGGACGATATCGCGGTGATCCACGATGGCGTGAAGACGGTCTCCACCGGTCACGGCTTCTGCGGCATCGGCCGTCACCGCCTGCTACTGCTGCTGCAGGCCCGCGCTCGCGAGCTCGGCATCGAGCTGCGCTTTCAGAGCGACATCCCCGACACCGCCATCGATGAATTGCGCCGCGAGTTCGACCTGGTGATGGCCGCCGACGGCCTCAACTCCCGCACCCGCCAGCGCTATGCCGAACACTTCAATCCCGATATCGACGTGCGTGCCTGCAAGTTCGTCTGGCTCGGTACCCACCAGACCTTCAACGATGCCTTTACCTTCATCTTCGAGAAGACGGAACACGGCTGGGTGTGGGCCCATGCCTACCAGTTCGACGCCGATTCCGCGACCTTCATCGTCGAGTGCAGCGAAGCCACCTGGGAGGCCTTTGGCTTCGGCGAGATGAGCCAGCAGGAGTCGATCGCCGTCTGCGAACGGATATTCGCCCGCCATCTGGGCGGCCATGCACTGATGACCAATGCTCACCATATACGCGGCTCCGCATGGATCAACTTCCCCCGGGTGCTGTGCGAGCGCTGGAGCTTCGACAACGTGGTGCTGATGGGCGACGCCGCCGCCACCGCGCACTTCTCCATTGGCTCTGGCACCAAGCTGGCACTGGAGAGCGCCATCGCCCTGGCGGAGTATCTGCACAGCGAACCCGACATGGCCAGCGCCTTCGCCCGCTATGAAGAGGAGCGTCGCACCGAAGTGCTGCGCCTGCAGTCGGCGGCGCGCAACTCCACCGAGTGGTTCGAGCAGGTGGAACGCTACCTGGACCTGGACCCGGTACAGTTCAACTACTCCCTGCTGACCCGCTCCCAGCGCATCAGCCACGAGAACCTGCGCCTGCGCGACCCACAGTGGCTCGAGAGCGCCGAGCGCTGGTTCCAGCAGCAGGCGGGCAACGAGGGCGGGTCGCGGGCGCCGATGTTCGCCCCCTTCACGCTGCGCGACATGCGGCTCGCCAACCGCATCGTGGTCTCCCCCATGGCCCAGTACAAGGCAGTGGACGGACGGCCAACCGACTGGCACTTCGTGCATTACGCCGAGCGCGCCAAGGGCGGCGCCGGACTGGTTTATACCGAGATGACCTGTGTATCGCCCGAAGGGCGCATCACCCCGGGGTGCCCGGGCTTCTACGCCCCAGAGCACGAAGCGGCCTGGAAGCGGCTGTGCGATTTCGTTCACGCCGAGACCCCAGCGAAGCTGTGCGCCCAGGTCGGCCACTCCGGCCCCAAGGGCTCGACCCAGCTCGGCTGGCAGGAGATGGACGCGCCGCTGGCCGAGGGCAACTGGCCGATCCTGGCGGCCTCCGCCGTGCCCTGGTCGGATCGCAACCAGGTACCCAAGGCCATGGACCGCGCCGACATGGACCGCGTACGCGACGAGTTCGTCGCCGCAGCAAAGATGGCCGAGCGCGCCGGCTTCGACATGCTCGAGGTACACGCCGCCCACGGCTACCTGCTCTCCTCGTTCATCACGCCGCTGACCAACCGTCGCGATGACGAGTACGGCGGCTCGCTGGAAAATTGCATGCGCTACCCGCTGGAGGTGATCCGAGCGGTGCGCCAGGCCTGGCCGACTCACAAGCCGCTGGCGGTTCGCATCTCGGCCAACGACTGGGTCGGCGACGAGGGTGTCACCCCCGATGAGGCTGTCGAAATAGCCCGCCTGCTCAAGGGCGCCGAGATAGACATCATCGACGTCTCCGCCGGACAGACCTCGACCCGGGCCAGGCCGATGTACGGTCGCATGTTCCAGACCCCCTTCTCCGATCGCATCCGCAACGAAACCGGCATGGCCACCATGGCGGTGGGCAACATCTACCAGGCCGACCACGTCAACTCGATCCTGATGGCGGGCCGCGCCGATCTGGTCTGCCTGGCCCGGCCGCACTTGGCCGATCCCTACTGGACACTGCACGCGGCGGCGGGCCTCGGTGACAGCCAGTGCGACTGGCCACAACCCTATGGCCCCGGCCGCGACCAGCTCCAGCGCCTGGCCGAGCGCGGCGAGGGGTGGACATGA
- a CDS encoding efflux RND transporter permease subunit, translating into MRTLIEAALDRSRTTLLILASLLLAGFAAWQVVPKEANPDIAIPIIYVSLSLEGVSPEDGERLLVRPMEQELRTIEGVSKMTAQSSEGHAAVTLEFDAGFDPRQALADVREKVDIASAEIPEEADEPRVFEVNVGLFPVLTLGISGALEETQRLAIARRLQDAMEGIPEVLEVDIGGEREEMLEIVLDPLVLDSYGVDFDELFSLISRNNRLVAAGSLDTGAGRAPIKVPGIIASLEDVMDMPVKVDGDRVVTFADVAWIHPSFKDPDGFARIDDEPALVLEISKRAGANLIATIASVRQVLAEAEPLLPDELSITTIMDQSDTVEQMLSELLNNVLTAVVLVLVVILAAMGLRSALMVGLTIPGAFLTGILLIWAIGYTLNIVVLFALILVAGMLVDGAIVVSELADRNLREGQSPHDAWVNAAARMSWPVIAATATTLAVFIPLLFWPGVVGEFMKYLPATVILCLLASLAMALIFLPTLGGLLSARTSRPAHGDELITAGGRLYRAVLARLLAWPGMTLLVALLLMALIFTGYGRFNHGVEFFPAVEPDGAQVVVRSRGDFSTIEKDAIVRRVEARLAGMSEVQALYARSYGVPDEQIGNDVIGVVQFQLIDWQQRRPARQIMDEMTERTADLPGIVLEFRQQEEGPGAGKPIVLEVSAEEPADGDAAVAHIRSAMERLGGFRDIEDNRSLPGIEWRLNVDREAAARLGTDVAAVGSAVQLITTGLQVASYRPAHAPDEVDIRVRLPHASRTLDQLDRLTLNTLRGQIPVSHFASLEPAPKVGTLHRIDGRRAVTLEADVADGYQPDERLRALMESMAPSALPNGVQVNVAGEQEEQEEASRFLITAFLVAIGLMALILVTQFNSLYQAALVLSAIVFSTAGVLMGLLINGQPFGIVMVGMGIIALAGIVVNNNIVLIDTYNQLRREGLGPAQAALEAGGLRLRPVLLTAITTVLGLMPMVLGINVNLFAPSLGFGAPSTQWWTQLSSAIAGGLVFATGLTLLLTPCMLVLGQGRRTRTAPATQAE; encoded by the coding sequence ATGCGCACCCTGATCGAAGCAGCGCTGGACCGTTCGCGGACCACCCTGCTCATTCTGGCCTCGCTGCTGCTGGCCGGCTTCGCCGCCTGGCAGGTAGTGCCCAAGGAGGCCAATCCGGACATCGCGATTCCCATCATCTACGTTTCCCTCTCGCTTGAGGGGGTCAGCCCCGAGGATGGCGAGCGGCTGCTGGTTCGCCCCATGGAACAGGAGCTGCGCACCATCGAAGGGGTCAGCAAGATGACGGCCCAGTCCAGCGAGGGCCACGCCGCCGTGACCCTGGAGTTCGATGCCGGCTTCGACCCGCGCCAGGCGCTGGCCGACGTCCGCGAGAAGGTCGATATCGCCAGCGCAGAAATACCCGAGGAGGCCGATGAACCCCGGGTCTTCGAGGTCAACGTTGGGCTCTTCCCGGTACTGACCCTGGGCATATCCGGTGCCCTGGAGGAAACCCAGCGCCTCGCCATCGCCCGTCGCCTCCAGGATGCCATGGAGGGGATACCCGAGGTTCTCGAGGTGGATATCGGCGGCGAGCGCGAGGAGATGCTGGAGATCGTGCTCGACCCCCTGGTGCTCGACAGCTACGGTGTGGACTTCGATGAACTCTTCAGCCTCATCAGCCGCAACAACCGGCTGGTGGCCGCAGGCAGCCTGGACACCGGCGCCGGCCGCGCCCCGATCAAGGTGCCGGGAATCATCGCATCGCTGGAAGACGTCATGGACATGCCGGTCAAGGTCGACGGTGACCGGGTCGTGACATTCGCCGATGTCGCCTGGATCCACCCCTCCTTCAAGGATCCCGACGGGTTCGCCCGTATCGACGACGAACCCGCCCTGGTGCTGGAAATCTCCAAGCGCGCCGGGGCCAACCTGATCGCCACCATCGCCAGCGTCCGCCAGGTGCTGGCGGAGGCCGAACCGTTGCTGCCGGACGAACTCAGCATCACCACCATCATGGACCAGTCGGACACCGTCGAGCAGATGCTCTCGGAGCTGCTCAACAACGTCTTGACCGCAGTGGTTCTGGTGCTGGTCGTGATACTGGCCGCCATGGGGCTGCGCTCGGCGCTGATGGTGGGGCTGACCATTCCCGGCGCCTTCCTCACCGGCATCCTGCTGATCTGGGCGATCGGCTATACCCTCAACATCGTGGTGCTGTTCGCCCTGATCCTGGTCGCCGGCATGCTGGTGGACGGCGCCATCGTGGTCAGCGAACTGGCCGATCGCAACCTGCGCGAGGGACAGTCACCCCACGACGCCTGGGTCAACGCGGCCGCACGGATGAGCTGGCCGGTGATTGCCGCCACCGCAACCACCCTTGCCGTCTTCATACCGCTGCTATTCTGGCCCGGTGTGGTGGGTGAATTCATGAAGTACCTGCCGGCCACGGTGATCCTCTGCCTGCTCGCCTCTCTCGCCATGGCACTCATCTTCCTGCCGACCCTGGGGGGACTGTTAAGCGCCCGCACGTCCCGCCCCGCCCATGGCGACGAACTGATCACCGCCGGCGGGCGTCTCTATCGTGCCGTGCTGGCCCGCCTGCTTGCCTGGCCCGGCATGACACTGCTCGTTGCCCTGCTGCTGATGGCGCTGATTTTCACCGGCTACGGCCGCTTCAATCATGGCGTAGAGTTCTTCCCTGCGGTCGAACCCGACGGCGCCCAGGTGGTCGTGCGCTCCCGGGGGGATTTTTCCACCATCGAGAAGGACGCCATCGTGCGTCGCGTGGAGGCACGCCTGGCAGGCATGAGCGAAGTGCAGGCGCTCTATGCCCGTTCCTACGGCGTACCCGACGAGCAGATCGGCAACGACGTGATCGGCGTGGTGCAGTTCCAGTTGATCGACTGGCAGCAGCGCCGGCCAGCCCGACAGATCATGGACGAGATGACCGAGCGTACCGCTGACCTGCCCGGCATAGTCCTGGAGTTTCGCCAGCAGGAGGAGGGGCCCGGCGCCGGCAAGCCCATCGTGCTCGAGGTCAGCGCCGAGGAACCGGCGGACGGCGATGCCGCCGTCGCCCACATCCGCAGCGCCATGGAGCGCCTGGGTGGCTTTCGCGACATCGAGGACAATCGCAGCCTGCCCGGCATCGAATGGCGCCTCAACGTCGACCGCGAGGCCGCCGCCCGGCTGGGTACGGACGTAGCCGCCGTCGGCAGCGCCGTGCAGCTCATCACCACCGGCCTGCAGGTCGCCAGCTACCGGCCGGCACACGCCCCGGATGAAGTGGACATTCGCGTACGCCTTCCCCACGCCTCGCGCACCCTTGACCAGCTCGACCGGCTGACACTGAATACCCTGCGTGGCCAGATACCCGTCTCGCACTTCGCCAGCCTCGAGCCCGCCCCCAAGGTGGGCACCCTGCACCGCATCGATGGGCGCAGAGCGGTTACCCTGGAAGCGGATGTGGCGGACGGCTACCAGCCCGACGAGCGGCTGCGGGCACTGATGGAGTCGATGGCCCCCTCCGCCCTGCCCAACGGCGTCCAGGTCAATGTGGCCGGCGAACAGGAAGAGCAGGAGGAAGCCAGCCGCTTCCTGATCACCGCCTTCCTGGTGGCGATCGGCCTGATGGCACTGATACTCGTAACCCAGTTCAACAGCCTCTACCAGGCTGCGCTGGTACTGTCGGCCATCGTGTTCTCCACGGCTGGCGTGCTGATGGGCCTGCTGATCAACGGCCAGCCCTTCGGCATTGTCATGGTGGGCATGGGGATCATCGCCCTGGCGGGCATCGTGGTGAACAACAATATCGTGCTGATCGACACCTACAACCAGCTGCGTCGGGAAGGCCTCGGCCCTGCCCAGGCGGCCCTGGAAGCGGGTGGGCTGCGCCTGCGCCCGGTACTGCTCACCGCCATCACCACGGTACTCGGGCTGATGCCCATGGTGCTGGGAATCAACGTCAACCTGTTCGCCCCCAGCCTGGGCTTCGGGGCGCCGTCGACCCAGTGGTGGACCCAGCTCTCCAGCGCTATCGCCGGCGGCCTGGTATTTGCCACCGGGCTGACGCTGTTGCTGACGCCCTGCATGCTCGTTCTGGGACAGGGCCGGCGCACCAGGACGGCTCCAGCCACCCAAGCCGAGTGA
- a CDS encoding DUF368 domain-containing protein, whose product MKRQLSVFLKGAGMGAADAVPGVSGGTIAFVTGIYEELIHTIKQFGPSAFTAWRRGGLALLATHLNLAFAIPLLLGIGASLVTVAHLVVWLMEEHPLLLNGFFFGLVAASAIVVSRHPADWKLWHLLPLVVGLLLAHALPSLMPVITLLGSEALMLIVGGAIAISALLLPGVSGSFLLLTMGLYGTVMEGIRGFDLELLSIFAVGCLIGLFGFSRLLSWLLHHHRTATMQLLIGFIVGSLPVLWPWRELVRYQLGPQGQMIPLDYRYLTPGDYANLTGDYGLMLPVLATMLIGAVLVLALAGYHRVSASGKVAAGPQTSPDKEDGSNA is encoded by the coding sequence TTGAAGCGTCAACTCAGTGTGTTCCTCAAGGGCGCCGGCATGGGGGCCGCGGATGCGGTTCCCGGGGTATCCGGCGGCACCATTGCCTTCGTCACCGGCATCTACGAGGAGCTGATCCATACCATCAAGCAGTTTGGCCCCAGTGCCTTCACTGCCTGGCGTCGTGGCGGCCTTGCCCTGCTGGCCACCCACCTCAACCTGGCGTTTGCAATTCCGCTGCTGCTCGGTATCGGTGCCAGCCTGGTCACGGTGGCCCACCTGGTGGTGTGGCTGATGGAAGAGCACCCGCTGCTGCTCAATGGCTTCTTCTTCGGGCTGGTTGCCGCCTCGGCCATCGTGGTCAGTCGTCACCCCGCCGACTGGAAGCTGTGGCATCTGCTGCCTCTCGTCGTTGGACTGTTGCTGGCCCATGCGCTGCCTTCGCTGATGCCGGTCATCACCCTGCTGGGCAGCGAGGCATTGATGCTGATCGTCGGGGGCGCCATCGCCATCAGCGCTCTGCTGCTGCCCGGGGTCTCCGGCAGCTTCCTGCTCCTGACCATGGGGCTCTATGGCACGGTGATGGAAGGCATTCGCGGTTTCGACCTGGAGCTGCTGTCGATCTTCGCGGTGGGCTGCCTGATCGGCCTGTTTGGCTTTTCGCGCCTGCTGTCGTGGCTGCTGCACCACCATCGCACCGCCACGATGCAGCTGCTGATCGGTTTCATCGTCGGCTCGCTGCCGGTGCTTTGGCCCTGGCGTGAGCTGGTGCGCTACCAGCTCGGCCCGCAAGGCCAGATGATCCCCCTCGACTACCGCTACCTGACTCCCGGAGACTACGCCAACCTGACCGGGGACTACGGGTTGATGCTGCCGGTGCTGGCCACGATGCTGATCGGCGCCGTGCTGGTGCTGGCCCTGGCTGGCTACCATCGTGTGAGTGCCTCCGGCAAGGTGGCGGCCGGCCCTCAAACTTCGCCTGACAAGGAGGATGGCTCCAATGCGTAA
- a CDS encoding enoyl-CoA hydratase-related protein, which yields MKLAELTPQHFLWRMEGEVAVIRLNRPERKNPLTFDSYAELRDTFRDLVYAEDVKAVVFTANGDNFCSGGDVHEIIAPLVDSDMKELLAFTRMTGDLVKAMIHCTKPVIAAVDGICVGAGAIIAMASDIRFATPRASTAFLFTRVGLAGCRPI from the coding sequence ATGAAACTGGCGGAACTGACGCCGCAGCACTTCCTCTGGCGCATGGAGGGCGAGGTCGCCGTCATTCGCCTGAACCGCCCCGAGCGCAAGAATCCGCTCACCTTCGACAGCTACGCCGAACTGCGCGACACCTTCCGCGACCTGGTCTATGCCGAGGACGTCAAGGCGGTGGTATTCACCGCCAACGGCGACAACTTCTGCTCCGGCGGCGATGTCCACGAAATCATCGCACCGCTGGTCGATAGCGACATGAAGGAGCTGCTGGCCTTCACCCGCATGACCGGTGACCTGGTCAAGGCGATGATCCACTGTACCAAGCCGGTCATCGCCGCCGTCGATGGCATCTGTGTCGGTGCCGGGGCGATCATTGCCATGGCCTCGGACATCCGCTTCGCCACGCCCCGGGCCAGTACCGCCTTTCTCTTTACCCGGGTGGGCCTGGCCGGCTGCAGACCGATCTGA
- the rsd gene encoding sigma D regulator, producing the protein MLEDCKSARERWGGVHQLIDRWLDERRELLVNFIELKEACDTELEAVSKPQIDRFSELLMDYISAGHFEIYPQLREEALAFEDQDALGIAAKLLERLEMSTELVLAFDADYSTPVRCQHFLPRLPAWLDRLAKGLTERFALEDQLIARLHAAHTPLATSQAEPNRA; encoded by the coding sequence ATGCTGGAAGATTGCAAGAGCGCTCGGGAGCGCTGGGGTGGCGTACACCAGCTGATCGACCGCTGGCTCGACGAGCGGCGCGAGCTTCTGGTGAACTTCATCGAGCTCAAGGAGGCCTGCGACACTGAGCTCGAGGCCGTGAGCAAGCCCCAGATCGATCGCTTCAGTGAGCTGCTGATGGACTATATCAGTGCCGGTCACTTCGAGATTTACCCCCAACTGCGGGAGGAAGCACTGGCCTTCGAGGATCAGGATGCCCTGGGGATCGCCGCGAAGCTGTTGGAGCGCCTGGAAATGTCCACCGAGCTGGTGCTCGCCTTCGATGCCGACTACTCCACGCCAGTGCGCTGCCAGCACTTTCTGCCACGGCTGCCTGCCTGGCTCGACCGCCTGGCCAAAGGGCTGACCGAACGCTTTGCCTTAGAAGACCAGTTGATTGCACGGCTGCATGCCGCCCACACGCCGCTGGCCACTTCACAGGCCGAGCCGAACAGGGCCTGA
- a CDS encoding efflux RND transporter periplasmic adaptor subunit produces MPRRPPLSYLLAAVLLLALLLWLALGDFDRFQQQPPPGEAQPAETPTRVEYRLSQAAPHAPRLVAQGQLVAAREVELRSRQAGRVSELPVSLGSRVEAGESLLVLSTDALEAQLARAEDQLTLARAELSGADDLRRRELISQPEYLRLQSSVSMAAADVAELRHALAETRPAAPFDGKLDRLDVELGDVLQPGEAYGRLIDDRRLTASAWVSQRDALTLEPGLPVEVRLLDGTTLPGELTHVASRADDATRSYYIEATLDNPERRRVAGASASLTITLPERYVHRFSPALLELDEEGQLRVKHLDDDDRVVISRVSLVETDTREVRATGLPETVRLITLGGGFVTEGDRVTAVAIEQDQAARETP; encoded by the coding sequence ATGCCCAGACGTCCTCCTCTTTCCTATCTGCTGGCCGCAGTCCTGCTGCTGGCGCTCTTGCTGTGGCTGGCACTCGGCGACTTCGATCGTTTTCAGCAGCAGCCCCCCCCTGGCGAAGCCCAACCCGCCGAGACACCGACCCGCGTCGAGTACCGGCTCAGCCAGGCCGCGCCCCACGCGCCGCGCCTGGTCGCTCAGGGCCAACTGGTAGCCGCCCGAGAGGTGGAACTCCGCAGCCGCCAGGCCGGACGGGTCTCGGAGCTGCCGGTCTCCCTGGGAAGCCGGGTGGAAGCGGGCGAGTCCCTGCTGGTCCTTTCGACAGATGCCCTGGAGGCACAGCTGGCGAGAGCCGAGGACCAGCTCACCCTGGCCCGGGCCGAACTGAGCGGCGCCGACGACCTGCGTCGGCGCGAACTGATCTCCCAACCCGAATACCTGCGCCTGCAGAGCAGCGTCAGCATGGCCGCCGCCGATGTGGCCGAACTGCGCCATGCTCTGGCCGAGACCCGCCCCGCTGCCCCCTTCGACGGCAAGCTCGACCGCCTGGACGTGGAGCTCGGCGACGTACTGCAGCCCGGCGAGGCCTACGGCCGACTGATCGATGACCGCCGCCTCACCGCCAGCGCCTGGGTTTCTCAACGTGACGCCCTGACCCTCGAACCCGGCCTGCCCGTAGAGGTGCGCCTGCTGGACGGCACCACGCTCCCCGGCGAACTGACCCATGTGGCCAGCCGCGCCGACGATGCCACCCGCTCGTACTACATCGAGGCAACCCTCGACAACCCGGAGCGGCGCCGGGTTGCCGGCGCCAGCGCCAGCCTGACCATCACCCTGCCGGAGCGCTACGTTCACCGCTTTTCTCCTGCGCTGCTGGAGCTGGACGAAGAGGGCCAACTGCGCGTGAAGCATCTGGACGATGACGACAGGGTCGTGATCTCCCGAGTCAGCCTGGTGGAGACCGATACCCGGGAGGTGCGGGCCACCGGCCTGCCCGAGACGGTGCGCCTGATCACCCTCGGGGGCGGGTTCGTCACGGAGGGCGATCGTGTCACGGCGGTGGCGATCGAGCAGGACCAGGCGGCACGGGAGACCCCCTGA